The Pseudanabaena sp. PCC 6802 genomic interval TTGCAGATAGTATGGGCGAGGTAGAGTTCGTCCAGTGCTTTACTCACTTGGGGATGCAGCAATAGAGTTACTACCCTTGAAGATAGCAGCAGGGTCTTACCATCCCAGTAGTAAGCAAGCGTGCGACCTCCCACAGGATCGCATCCCACCAGCAGTAGATCGCCGAAGGCATCCCAGAGAATAAAAGCAAACTCACCGATCAGGTATTTTAAGCAATCGATTCCCCATCGGCGATAACTTGCAATCAGCAGTTGCGCATCGGTGGTAGAACTTGGAAGATCGGCTAAAAGCAATTCGCGTGCATCCAGGCGACCATCCCAGACCAAAACGCAACCAAGAAATTCGACTACGGGTGCTTCATGACAGGATTCAGGTGTATCAAAGAATTGATTGCATCCTAGACTAAGACATACTTTAGTATCGTGCCAGTCGCCCTGTCCATCCTGTCCTAGCACGTGCAGATCGTCCAACATGTTTTGCCAGGGAGTAGGCTTCTGGCTGTTCCAAACACCTAAGATGCCGCTCATTGATTCAGATACTTCGATCGCGAATCCTTATAATTTCTAGATAATTTCTAGTAGTTGAAATCTTTAATCAGAAACTTTGTAAATCAGCCCGTAACTCGATAATTCCTCTATAAAAAACTCTAGATCGTTAAGAACTCGATCGCGATCCACTTCATATTCGTCAATTATGTTTTCAACCACATGGGCAAAAGGCTGTTGTTTTTGCAAAGCTTCCCAAAATGGCAAACTGGTTTCGCTTAAACTGTAGTACATGCCAGAAGAAACATGTAACAAAACCGCTTCATTCTCTACGTAACTGCAAAAAACGTCATCAACTACTTTAAAGACTTGAGCCTTCAATAAATCTTCGCTTGTCGATACATTGTTTTGACTGTTTGTATGCATAATTTTTTCTGTAAACCTTAAACCGAGCGGAGCTAAAAACAGAGCGATCGCGTAGCTTATAGACCATATAGCACTCCTCTCTGAATTGTGAAGTTTTTTCGCCGATTGCTGAATCGCCGATCGCTAACTTAAACACAAATCATTTCAGATTGCCATATTTGACATCCCACTCTTACTCGCCTATCGATCGGCAAGTTTTAATAAAAACTATTCTGAGGATAAATAATTGGGTTGATATTAATTACTTCATAAACATCGCTGGCAACTTTACCTCTATTGGACGCTCGAACGGGACAAAATGTTGCCGTATATTTGGTCGATCGTTCAAAACTTTGTTCTGATACTCTACCCACGCATGGGCTTGAACCTCTCCAGCAATCTGTTGTACTCCTATGCGCAAGTCGCTAACAATGCCCTGACGACGTAGTAAATACCACAAAACCAGCGATCTTTTCAGACAGTTGGCCCAATACTGACTGTAATGAGCTGCGATCGCCACCATTCGTGCTGTTGTTTCAACCTGCAGCCATAAAGATTCGGGCGATCGTGAAGTTGCCTGTGGGCATAGCTTCAAGAGCGCATATTGGGTTCGTCCCATTCCCAAAAGATGTATGCAGAATGCTACTAATGGCAGTAAGACCAATGCCTGTAACAACAGCGATTTCTCTTGCCAAGACAGTCTTATGAATTTGCCAGCCTTGCTA includes:
- a CDS encoding PqqD family protein, which produces MHTNSQNNVSTSEDLLKAQVFKVVDDVFCSYVENEAVLLHVSSGMYYSLSETSLPFWEALQKQQPFAHVVENIIDEYEVDRDRVLNDLEFFIEELSSYGLIYKVSD
- a CDS encoding lasso peptide biosynthesis B2 protein, encoding MSHFGALFSKAGKFIRLSWQEKSLLLQALVLLPLVAFCIHLLGMGRTQYALLKLCPQATSRSPESLWLQVETTARMVAIAAHYSQYWANCLKRSLVLWYLLRRQGIVSDLRIGVQQIAGEVQAHAWVEYQNKVLNDRPNIRQHFVPFERPIEVKLPAMFMK